In a genomic window of Opisthocomus hoazin isolate bOpiHoa1 chromosome 19, bOpiHoa1.hap1, whole genome shotgun sequence:
- the SEC16A gene encoding protein transport protein Sec16A isoform X2 yields MQQPPQTVPAGAAAPPPAGIARNMYWRSGSLSKRANAAAAPVQPVTDPFAFGRQTPQGSPLDNPSKGNALVMQSSSPAVFPQPAVMHTSPSHAGDNPHGPHTSLSAPVSQPGINTSTFSNVPIPSPSPGYVINSATEVHANADLGLRGPAVPLHYNTGAVVENSFSVHPGMVSVSNKPGGRQDVSRDPNDVPSGPNATAFFPPPPQQPMSPWRPVQGNLQSPVRNFVPYPEPSSQIDVHNISQSSVSTSHPPPQTNLQQGPVHQGTPQNIMQAPLPVGYEKSGKNGSANSSHHMNSVQPGSVFRQNTEMTNAWLGQPYQEQFYPQPPLQDSSFVVSTAQENNPKNQSPGMSETSNRPVPTDRDSGTLSMFFKGDEAENEEILSSEKNYIVEKMEFDACQPNSASLYRQPVHPQRVAADVLSQAQAGTGSANEMVQKGMDVQYFPKIVSQQETQAAKHSMFVSDDKARIGDASGSGGSQYENVENLECVQNQEVLPSEPQNISASSPAAGPELYRYGSFPGQMLPKNALVSHAEGGPNLEAPDSLPHPVRPDSVSSNYSNISHRSASSSARPQEQVGTFIQQESGKPDEESSASFFKQIDSSPLGGNSSELNLGKSYHSNLSQPPTPSPPKPTGVFQTSANSSFEPVRSHGVGIKPAEVDQAKMVGELRENHSNQKSIKKNTAVPAASPGNLEQPPDNLETIFMPHVHPLPLAAVGEAGNILHSGPVMENIQSVSERRSLTRAQGSVKKCDSPATTLWAHNELPNFGGNVLLAPAAPAVYVPAKQTVEVIQPPEEGMSNQQPSKPGTIAVRLSQDGNISSENLENPPKMGEEEALQSQASSGYASLLSSPPTESLQNQPILIAQPNQNYNLAQPINFSISLSNQLSSNENNQPMKDSGAGDKPALGPQTSCAGGIISGENMPLPAVQVGSLLVNALPSTNLLKQNLLQSPVNSSDAAPNQPANLLMKTPLNLAPEGQKNVNMEGFIPEFASKPGSNSSVSPGTNLPSGSAGVLVPPVNAVVQANNSANHSNSKEEAAGVLDFTVSRTLEKCSASNSVQVHNQSLSGGPVYPQQSAGSAGQVGPEVHDKQHFYQQVTKDVQHQAVSDRAVQGALPSQPQVQGAQMQQPTSSGQSLVPSNHQIAAGTKAMQTSQQRKNQVLSDHPQPVGPQEAGSAQLMTAYDQTSPDKQPVSGQPSGAPPATAPSTTTSQSVTPNAQQDLQRPSLPQTPQDAFGPLQNPYYYYRHPYDAYQPPYPPPYPPADPRTAAHLYYMEDSYGQYDPRYRQYDGTSTAYMEPGSYRYSEPERPSSRASHCSDRPPSRQGYTEDYYTKSGWSDYYPGYYPNSYDYADPSRWERYSSAYDPRYRDPRSYDQRYWYDAEHNPYQKREAYPYGNRHDRYEDNWRYDPRFTGSFDDESEPHRDPYGDEFDRRSVHSEHSGHSLRSSRSVHSHRSSFSSRSQQSQLYRSNHDLTVNTYETTAQAVSLHTDYPYGGYAANFDGQQPFTDYGYATETGWSAVEQAPLRPSTPEKFSVPHICARFGPGGFLIKVLPNLPSEGQPALVEIHSMETMLQHSPEQEEMRAFPGPLAKDDTHKVDVINFAQKKATQCFKNENLIDKESASLLWDFIVLLCRQNGTVVGTDLAELLLRDHKTVWLPGKSPNEANLIDFTNEALEQVEEESGEAQLSFLTDSLITAIDSLEKETERFRELLLYGRKKDALESAMKHGLWGHALLLASKMDSRTHARVMTRFANSLPINDPLQTVYQLMSGRMPAASTCCGDEKWGDWRPHLAMVLSNLNSNVDLESRTIATMGDTLASKGLLDAAHFCYLMAQVGFGVYTRKTTKLVLIGSNHSLPFLKFATNEAIQRTEAYEYAQSLGTQPGCLPNFQVFKFIYACRLAEMGLAAQAFHYCEVISRTVLKDPHYYSPVLIGQLIQMSSQLRLFDPQIKEKPDQESFIEPSWLVRLRYVDGQIKEGAIAYNTDRSTPPPYACSTPSSELDRASQCDGAGVGRDVGPGAENALLASLMPNMAQQMQSVQLMPSVPQAVLDGSAAMIPPGDQEAVQSVPFYSVASQPVGPGHGFAPPGFSNPYGTEPSPLYLGSALPPGGPPQEIEPQSEDQTNLETGMQRIAPESPSHNSFPEQKEEDFYGRMASMGYGRRSRTTSESSAHSVGRERSNSAAKQPSTTPSVPVGKETKKEIKKEPAPRKTGANWFRWLMGKGKNEAHLPDDKNKSIVWDEQKQRWVNLDEPEEESKPPPPPPTGFPKVPQTVPPGPGGPPGAPVNMFSRRAAGSRARYVDVLNPGGTKSSGAVPAPSDLFAPLAPMPIPANVFVPNSVPGEPQPLEGSGAAEHTPAANQTNADPAATVEPEYLNPATLPPGSGLPVSNPDGSQSGELSRSSSMSSLSREVSQHFNQPASVSPSGGPSAGTVPFYNPSQFAQSPAVTGSSRLGRIGQRKYPTLK; encoded by the exons ATGCAGCAGCCTCCACAGACTGTTCCAGCAGGAGCGGCAGCTCCACCTCCTGCGGGCATTGCTCGGAACATGTACTGGAGGAGCGGCTCGCTCAGTAAACGAGCGAATGCAGCAGCTGCCCCAGTGCAGCCTGTGACAGACCCTTTTGCGTTTGGCAGACAAACTCCACAGGGTTCCCCTTTAGATAATCCATCCAAGGGCAATGCGTTGGTTATGCAGAGTTCTTCCCCAGCAGTGTTTCCACAGCCAGCCGTTATGCATACTTCACCGTCACATGCAGGGGACAATCCTCATGGACCACATACGTCTTTATCAGCTCCTGTATCTCAACCAGGAATAAATACCAGTACGTTTTCTAATGTTCCGATTCCTTCACCGTCCCCAGGATATGTTATAAATAGTGCTACAGAAGTGCATGCAAATGCAGATCTTGGACTCCGAGGGCCTGCAGTACCATTGCATTATAATACAGGAGCAGTGGTTGAAAATTCTTTCAGTGTGCATCCTGGAATGGTGTCTGTGTCAAACAAACCTGGAGGTAGGCAAGATGTTAGTAGAGATCCAAATGATGTTCCTTCAGGACCCAATGCAACAGCATTCTTCCCTCCACCTCCTCAGCAGCCTATGTCTCCATGGAGGCCTGTTCAAGGTAACCTGCAGTCTCCAGTTCGAAATTTTGTGCCCTATCCTGAGCCATCTTCTCAGATTGACGTTCATAACATTTCTCAGTCTTCTGTTAGCACTTCACATCCTCCTCCACAGACAAATTTACAGCAGGGTCCTGTACACCAAGGTACTCCACAAAATATCATGCAAGCGCCTTTGCCCGTTGGTTATGAAAAGAGTGGGAAAAATGGCTCTGCAAATAGCAGTCATCACATGAACAGTGTCCAGCCTGGCAGTGTGTTTAGGCAGAACACAGAGATGACTAACGCTTGGTTAGGTCAGCCATACCAGGAACAGTTTTACCCACAGCCCCCACTGCAAGACTCCAGTTTTGTCGTTTCCACAGCTCAGGAAAATAACCCCAAAAACCAGTCTCCAGGTATGTCTGAAACGTCCAATAGACCTGTTCCCACAGATCGAGATTCAGGAACTCTCTCTATGTTTTTCAAAGGGGATgaggcagaaaatgaagaaatactttcatctgaaaaaaattacatagttGAGAAAATGGAGTTCGATGCTTGTCAGCCAAATTCAGCATCCTTGTATCGCCAGCCAGTGCATCCTCAGCGGGTTGCAGCTGATGTTCTCTCTCAGGCACAGGCTGGTACAGGTTCAGCCAACGAGATGGTACAAAAAGGAATGGATGTCCAGTACTTTCCTAAAATTGTGAGTCAGCAGGAGACACAGGCCGCTAAGCACTCTATGTTTGTTAGTGATGACAAGGCGCGTATAGGTGATGCGTCTGGGAGTGGTGGGTCACAGTATGAAAACGTTGAGAACCTGGAGTGCGTTCAGAATCAAGAAGTGCTGCCAAGTGAGCCACAGAACATCAGTGCTTCATCCCCTGCTGCTGGTCCTGAGCTGTACAGGTATGGATCCTTTCCTGGTCAGATGCTTCCAAAGAATGCTCTTGTGAGCCATGCTGAAGGAGGACCAAATTTGGAGGCACCCGATTCATTACCTCATCCTGTCCGACCAGACAGCGTATCTTCAAACTACAGCAACATTAGCCATAGGAGTGCTTCTAGCTCGGCAAGACCTCAAGAGCAAGTGGGTACATTTATTCAGCAAGAAAGTGGGAAGCCTGATGAAGAGTCTTCTGCTAGCTTCTTTAAACAGATTGACTCCTCTCCTTTGGGAGGCAATTCAAGTGAGCTAAACCTGGGCAAGAGCTACCATAGTAATCTGTCCCAGCCTCCAACTCCAAGTCCTCCTAAGCCTACAGGTGTATTTCAGACAAGTGCAAATAGTTCTTTTGAACCTGTGAGGTCCCACGGAGTTGGTATAAAACCTGCAGAGGTTGACCAAGCAAAGATGGTGGGTGAATTAAGAGAGAACCACTCAAACCAGAAGAGCATCAAGAAGAATACAGCTGTGCCGGCTGCATCCCCAGGCAATCTTGAACAGCCACCAGATAATCTGGAAACTATTTTCATGCCTCACGTACACCCCCTGCCTCTTGCAGCCGTTGGTGAAGCTGGAAATATTTTGCACTCTGGACCCGTTATGGAAAACATACAGTCAGTATCTGAGAGAAGGTCCTTAACAAGAGCTCAAGGATCAGTTAAGAAGTGTGATAGCCCCGCAACAACTTTGTGGGCTCATAATGAGTTACCTAATTTTGGGGGAAATGTTCTTctagctcctgctgctcctgcagtgtATGTACCTGCCAAACAAACTGTAGAAGTCATTCAGCCACCAGAAGAAGGCATGTCTAATCAGCAGCCAAGTAAACCAGGGACTATTGCTGTGCGGCTATCCCAAGATGGAAATATATCTTCTGAAAATCTTGAAAATCCTCCCAAAATGGGGGAAGAGGAGGCACTTCAGTCTCAGGCAAGTTCTGGTTatgcaagtttgttgtcttctccACCTACAGAGTCTTTGCAAAATCAGCCTATCCTGATTGCTCAGCCTAATCAAAACTATAACTTGGCTCAGCCaattaatttttctatttctctATCTAATCAGCTCAGCAGCAATGAAAACAATCAGCCAATGAAGGACTCTGGGGCTGGGGACAAGCCTGCATTGGGTCCCCAAACCTCATGTGCTGGTGGGATCATTTCTGGGGAAAACATGCCATTACCTGCGGTGCAAGTTGGATCTCTGTTAGTTAATGCACTTCCAAGTACTAATCTGTTAAAACAGAATTTATTGCAAAGCCCTGTTAATTCCTCTGATGCTGCTCCTAATCAGCCTGCAAACTTGCTTATGAAAACTCCACTTAATTTGGCTCCAGAAGGGCAAAAGAATGTTAATATGGAAGGTTTTATTCCTGAGTTTGCTAGCAAGCCAGGGTCTAACTCATCTGTCTCTCCTGGGACAAATCTCCCCAGTGGAAGTGCAGGTGTACTAGTCCCCCCTGTTAATGCTGTAGTGCAGGCTAACAATTCTGCAAATCATTCAAATAGCAAAGAAGAAGCTGCTGGAGTGCTTGACTTCACGGTATCCCGGACGTTGGAGAAATGCAGTGCAAGTAATTCTGTACAGGTGCATAATCAGTCACTTTCTGGTGGTCCAGTGTATCCTCAACAGTCAGCTGGCAGCGCTGGTCAGGTGGGTCCTGAGGTGCATGACAAACAACATTTCTATCAACAGGTGACAAAAGATGTACAGCATCAGGCTGTATCAGACAGAGCTGTACAGGGAGCATTGCCATCTCAACCACAAGTGCAAGGAGCTCAAATGCAGCAACCAACATCTTCTGGACAGTCCTTAGTTCCTTCAAACCACCAAATTGCTGCAGGGACTAAAGCCATGCAGACATCACAGCAGCGTAAGAACCAGGTGCTGAGTGACCATCCTCAACCTGTGGGTCCTCAAGAGGCAGGTTCCGCGCAGCTGATGACAGCGTATGATCAGACGAGTCCTGATAAGCAGCCAGTGTCTGGACAGCCGTCAGGTGCTCCACCTGCCACAGCCCCCTCGACCACCACCAGTCAGTCAGTCACGCCAAATGCGCAGCAAGACCTGCAGCGTCCGTCCCTGCCGCAGACTCCTCAGGATGCCTTTGGTCCACTCCAGAACCCATACTACTACTATAGACATCCTTATGATGCTTACCAGCCTCCATATCCACCACCATATCCTCCTGCAGACCCCAGAACGGCAGCTCATCTTTATTACAtg GAGGATAGCTACGGACAGTATGACCCGCGGTACAGACAGTATGATGGCACCAGCACTGCTTATATGGAGCCTGGGAGCTATCGGTATTCTGAGCCTGAACGTCCCAGTTCCAGAGCTAGTCACTGCTCTGACAGGCCACCTTCTAG GCAAGGGTATACTGAAGATTATTATACAAAAAGTGGATGGAGTGATTATTATCCAGGCTATTATCCGAACTCGTATGATTATGCAG ATCCAAGTCGTTGGGAACGTTACTCATCAGCGTATGACCCCCGATACAGAGATCCTAGAAGTTACGATCAGAGATATTGGTATGATGCTGAACACAACCCTTACCAGAAGAGAGAAGCGTATCCATATGGCAACAG ACATGACCGATATGAAGATAACTGGAGATACGATCCTCGTTTTACTGGAAGTTTTGATGATGAATCTGAACCCCATAGAGATCCTTATGGTGATGAATTTGATAGACGCAGTGTCCACAGTGAGCATTCTGGCCATAGTCTCCGTAGCTCTCGCAGTGTTCACAGTCACCGGAGTAGTTtcagctctcgctctcagcaa AGCCAGCTGTATAGAAGTAATCATGATCTAACGGTTAATACGTATGAAACTACTGCGCAGGCAGTGTCGCTCCACACAGATTATCCATATGGCGGATATGCTGCTAATTTTGATGGACAACAGCCTTTTACAGATTATGGCTACGCGACTGAAACTGGATGGTCAGCTGTAGAACAAG CACCTTTAAGGCCATCAACACCTGAGAAATTTTCAGTGCCTCATATCTGTGCTAggtttggtcctgggggcttcttaATAAAAGTGCTGCCAAACCTGCCTTCAGAAGGACAGCCAGCTCTGGTTGAAATACACAGTATGGAG ACTATGTTACAACATTCTCCAGAGCAAGAAGAGATGAGAGCGTTTCCTGGTCCTCTTGCCAA ggatGACACCCATAAAGTGGATGTTATTAATTTTGCACAAAAGAAAGCTACACAGTGCTTTAAGAATGAAAACTTAATTGACAAAGAATCTGCGAGTCTGCTTTGGGACTTTATTGtactgctctgcaggcagaatgGG ACTGTTGTGGGAACAGACCTGGCTGAACTGTTGCTCCGAGACCACAAAACAGTGTGGCTTCCTGGGAAGTCCCCTAATGAGGCAAACTTGATTGATTTCACGAATGAGGCTTTGGAACAGGTGGAAGAGGAATCTGGTGAAGCCCAGCTCTCATTTCTCACTGATAGTCTAATAACCGCAATTGACAGTcttgagaaagagacagagagattCAGGGAGTTGCTGCTTTACGGCCGCAAGAAG GATGCTTTGGAGTCTGCCATGAAGCATGGTTTATGGGGTCATGCTCTGCTGCTTGCCAGCAAAATGGACAGCAGAACACATGCAAGAGTTATGACCAG ATTTGCCAACAGTCTCCCAATTAATGACCCTCTGCAGACTGTTTACCAGCTCATGTCTGGAAGGATGCCAGCTGCATCCACG TGCTGTGGAGATGAGAAATGGGGAGACTGGAGGCCTCATCTAGCAATGGTGTTATCCAACTTGAACAGTAATGTGGACTTGGAATCCAGGACCATTGCTACCATGGGAGACACTCTTG CGTCTAAAGGCCTGCTGGATGCTGCTCATTTTTGTTACCTTATGGCCCAAGTTGGTTTTGGCGTTTACACAAGGAAGACAACAAAGCTGGTCCTAATTGGATCAAATCATAG CTTGCCATTTTTAAAGTTTGCCACCAATGAAGCCATTCAAAGAACAGAAGCCTATGAATATGCACAGTCACTAGGAACTCAGCCTGGCTGCTTGCCCAACTTCCAG GTTTTCAAATTCATCTATGCTTGCCGACTAGCTGAAATGGGACTTGCTGCTCAGGCTTTCCATTATTGTGAAGTGATATCCAGAACTGTCCTTAAAGATCCACATTACTATTCACCTGTACTTATTGGGCAGCTAATCCAG ATGTCATCACAACTACGCCTGTTTGACCCACAGATAAAAGAAAAACCAGATCAGGAATCTTTTATTGAACCTTCATGGTTAGTAAGGCTTCGATATGTGGATGGACAGATCAAG GAGGGTGCAATAGCTTATAACACAGACAGATCCACCCCACCACCATATGCATGTAGTACCCCAAGTTCTGAATTAGACCGTGCTAGTCAATGTGATGGAGCAGGAGTTGGCCGTGACGTGGGTCCAGGTGCTGAAAATGCGTTGTTAGCATCCTTAATGCCTAATATGGCTCAACAGATGCAAAGTGTGCAGCTGATGCCTTCAG taCCTCAGGCTGTCCTTGATGGGTCAGCTGCCATGATTCCTCCTGGTGACCAGGAAGCTGTCCAAAGTGTCCCTTTCTATTCAGTGGCTTCTCAGCCTGTGGGTCCAGGACATGGCTTTGCACCTCCAGGATTTTCAAATCCGTATGGAACTGAACCGTCACCACTGTATTTAGGGTCAGCACTACCACCAGGAGGGCCGCCACAAGAAATTGAACCACAGTCAGAAGACCAGACAAACCTGGAAACAG gaatGCAGAGAATTGCTCCAGAGTCTCCTTCACATAACTCTTTCCCTGAACAGAAAGAGGAGGATTTCTATGGCAGAATGGCTAGCATG GGCTATGGGCGAAGATCCCGAACAACTTCAGAGTCCTCTGCTCATTCTGTGGGACGAGAGAGATCCAACTCTGCAGCAAAACAGCCCTCTACTACTCCCTCTGTTCCTGtaggaaaagaaactaaaaaagaaataaaaaaggagccAGCGCCTAGAAAG ACTGGTGCAAACTGGTTTCGTTGGCTgatgggaaaaggaaagaatgaagcTCACCTTCCAGATGACAAGAACAAATCA ATTGTTTGGGATGAACAGAAACAACGCTGGGTTAATCTGGATGAGCCAGAAGAAGAG AGTAAGCCTCCGCCACCACCTCCAACGGGATTTCCTAAAGTTCCTCAGACTGTTCCACCTGGACCTGGAGGCCCACCTGGTGCCCCTGTCAACATGTTCTCCAGAAGAGCAG CTGGAAGCAGAGCCCGTTACGTTGATGTCCTGAATCCAGGTGGAACCAAGTCCAGTGGTGCTGTTCCTGCGCCATCAGATCTGTTTGCCCCTTTGGCACCAATGCCAATTCCTGCAAATGTATTTGTTCCAAACTCAG TTCCAGGGGAACCCCAGCCGCTGGAAGGGAGTGGGGCAGCAGAGCACACGCCAGCTGCAAATCAAACCAACGCAGATCCTGCAGCAACTGTTGAACCAGAG TATTTAAACCCTGCAACCCTTCCTCCTGGCTCTGGACTTCCTGTTTCTAACCCTGATGGCTCCCAGTCAGGCGAG CTTTCGCGCTCTAGTTCAATGAGTTCATTATCACGTGAAGTAAGCCAGCATTTTAATCAG CCTGCCAGTGTGTCACCTTCAGGGGGACCTTCAGCAGGAACAGTACCGTTCTACAATCCGTCTCAGTTTGCACAA TCTCCTGCAGTCACTGGAAGTTCAAGACTGGGAAGAATTGGACAGAGGAAGTATCCAACATTGAAGTAG